One Bacillota bacterium DNA segment encodes these proteins:
- a CDS encoding ABC transporter substrate-binding protein — protein sequence MVSASIRGPFGGKFFTSVFLVGLLVMLFSSLSLAAGRYNEAPMLAELVKQNKLPSVEKRLPNEPLEVAPVEEVGQYGGVLRILHTNPQNFEDAVNAVGKESMLAFNRDDGRSIVPNIAKSWEFSKDGKTLTLHLRRGIKWSDGKPFTADDILFWYEDVVLNDEITPVKPKIWSPGDKLMALQKVDDYTVRLSFSKPYSAALIALAAWATEGNFYLPKHYLKNYHPRYVPKEKLEEMAKKAGYDSWYRLFQAKAAVDYFGGIQNPEAPVIRAFKPVKSAKELTILERNPYYWKVDTAGNQLPYIDEIRLTLVQNIEVYTMKVVSGEVDLAQWNTTLDNYPVYKENAKKAGYRVLLYKTAWPSMAEFFLNMNHKDPVLRKIIEDRRFRIAMSLAMNRDEINEMVFHGMGEPLQTVILPRGGRFWDEKLAKLYTEHDPARANKLLDEMGLNKRAKDGYRLRPDGKVLALTIEYWPGEGGPAKRSIVELVQRYWESVGVKTVVKESERNLLQVRRQAGDHDVTLWHTGQCSDPLWILNPYHYIPVNWECSFGPQWVIWYTSGGKSGEEPPEDVKKALKLWETTMTSLDEKEVARAGKEMLRIFVENLWGIGTVGLMPWPVVANEKLRNIPETGLLAWDWVYLARYNPEQFFFKK from the coding sequence ATGGTATCCGCATCCATTCGAGGACCTTTTGGCGGGAAGTTTTTCACAAGTGTCTTCCTGGTTGGATTGTTGGTGATGCTCTTTTCTTCCCTTTCCCTAGCGGCCGGCAGGTATAATGAAGCCCCTATGCTTGCCGAGCTGGTGAAACAGAATAAACTCCCTTCTGTGGAGAAAAGGCTGCCCAATGAACCTCTGGAAGTTGCCCCCGTCGAGGAAGTAGGCCAGTATGGCGGAGTGCTCCGTATCCTCCACACAAACCCGCAGAATTTCGAAGATGCTGTAAATGCTGTCGGGAAAGAGTCTATGCTTGCGTTTAACCGTGACGATGGCCGCAGCATAGTCCCTAATATCGCCAAATCCTGGGAGTTTTCTAAGGACGGAAAAACCCTGACCCTACATCTTCGCAGGGGAATAAAATGGTCAGATGGGAAGCCGTTCACAGCAGACGATATTCTCTTTTGGTATGAAGATGTTGTCTTGAACGATGAAATCACTCCTGTCAAGCCAAAGATTTGGTCGCCAGGGGATAAACTCATGGCTCTGCAGAAAGTGGATGACTACACGGTCCGGCTGAGCTTTTCCAAACCCTACTCCGCCGCCCTTATTGCTCTTGCGGCATGGGCCACGGAAGGGAATTTCTACCTCCCGAAGCATTATTTAAAAAATTACCATCCGCGCTATGTGCCGAAAGAGAAGCTGGAGGAGATGGCGAAAAAGGCAGGATATGATTCTTGGTATAGACTATTTCAAGCTAAGGCCGCGGTAGACTATTTCGGGGGTATACAGAACCCCGAAGCTCCTGTAATCCGCGCCTTCAAACCAGTGAAAAGCGCCAAAGAACTCACTATCCTTGAACGTAATCCATATTACTGGAAAGTGGATACTGCAGGCAATCAACTCCCATATATAGACGAAATTCGCCTCACGCTCGTTCAGAATATCGAAGTATACACGATGAAAGTGGTATCTGGGGAAGTTGATCTTGCCCAGTGGAATACTACGTTAGACAACTATCCGGTCTATAAAGAAAACGCAAAGAAGGCCGGATATCGAGTTCTGCTCTACAAGACAGCCTGGCCGTCGATGGCTGAGTTCTTCCTTAATATGAACCATAAGGATCCTGTACTCCGCAAGATCATAGAGGATCGCCGGTTCAGGATCGCCATGTCGCTGGCAATGAACAGGGATGAGATCAATGAGATGGTGTTCCATGGTATGGGTGAACCATTGCAAACAGTCATTCTCCCCAGGGGCGGGAGATTTTGGGATGAGAAGCTTGCCAAGCTGTATACGGAACATGACCCCGCGAGAGCTAACAAGCTTCTCGATGAAATGGGGCTCAACAAGCGGGCCAAAGATGGTTATAGACTGAGACCGGATGGGAAGGTCCTCGCGCTGACCATTGAGTATTGGCCGGGAGAAGGCGGGCCAGCCAAGAGGTCAATAGTTGAGCTTGTTCAGCGCTACTGGGAGTCTGTCGGTGTCAAAACGGTTGTGAAGGAGTCAGAAAGAAACCTCCTCCAGGTGCGCCGCCAGGCGGGCGATCATGATGTAACCCTCTGGCATACTGGCCAATGCTCAGACCCTCTTTGGATATTGAACCCGTATCATTACATCCCTGTAAACTGGGAATGTAGTTTTGGTCCTCAATGGGTCATCTGGTATACCTCGGGGGGCAAGTCTGGAGAAGAACCGCCGGAAGATGTGAAAAAGGCTCTCAAGCTGTGGGAGACTACCATGACTTCGCTAGATGAAAAGGAAGTGGCGAGGGCAGGGAAAGAAATGCTGAGGATCTTCGTGGAAAATCTTTGGGGTATAGGGACCGTGGGGCTTATGCCATGGCCAGTTGTCGCAAATGAGAAGCTTCGCAATATCCCGGAGACCGGCCTTCTGGCGTGGGATTGGGTATATCTCGCGCGATATAACCCGGAGCAGTTCTTCTTCAAGAAATGA